GCGCATCCTGCCGCAGCAGCGCCGGCGCGCGCGCCGCATACAGCCGCCCCACGCTTTCCATCAGGTCGCCCAGCCAGGGCAGGAAATCGGGCCGCTGGCCATACAGGCTGCCCAGGCGGTCGAGCAAGACCGCCTCCTGGCGCGCATAGCGGCGCGCCGCATCGGCGCGCAAGTGCGTGGGGAGCGGCGCCAGCAGGCGCGCCAGGGGGCTGCGTATCGACATCATGAATCCTATCCTTGCTTAAAATGCGTATTTCAGGCTGACCTTGACGGCGCGCCCGGTGATCGAGCGGGCCGCATGGCCATCGCCCTCGACTTCCGTATAGCCGATCTTGTTGAGCAGATTGTTCGCCGTCAGCGCCACCTGCATTTGCGGCGTAAGCTGGTAATTGACGAAGGCGTTGAGCACCTGGTAGGCGGGCAAGGTGATCGTGTGCGCATCGTCGCCCCATGACTTGCCCGTGCCGACCAGGCTCGCGCCCAGGGTGGCGGCTCCCCACTCATAGGTGGGCGCGATCTGGTACACGACGCGCGCCTGGCGCCGCGGCGTATTGCCGATCAGCGCCACGTCGGCCGCCACCGTGCCCGTGATCTCGGCATCCGTGAACGTCAGGCCGCCATTGATGCGAAAGTCGCCGGCGCTGTAGGCCGCTTCCAGTTCCACGCCCTTCGCTTCATAGCTGTTGGCCGTGCGCAGCTGGGTGGTCGCTTCGTAATTGCTTTCCCTGGTCTTGGCCTGGAACACGGTGACGAAGGTGCTCAGGGGACCCTGGCGCCATTTCACGCCGCCTTCGAGCTGGCGCACGGTGTTGATGGCCACCGGCACGCTGCCATCCAACGGCGTGCCGAACAGGATGCGGTCGGCATTGAAAGCCACGCCTTCGCTGACGCGGGCAAACACGGCCAGATTCGCTTGCAGCTTGTAGTTCGCGCCCAGCGAGTACGACGTGTGGCCCAGGGTGTAGTCGACCTGCTGCACCGTCGACGGCAGATAAGCTTGCGCGCCGGTGGCGATATTGGCCGTGCCGCTGGCATGCTGACGGTCGCGCCGCAGGCCGCCGTCGAGGTTCAGCGCGCCGCTTTCCCAGGCCAGATTCAGGTAGGGCGAGGTCGTGCGGTACTCCATGTCGACGGCGCGCGAACAGCAGGCGCCGAAGGCCGGGCCGAGGTAGCCTGGCGTGCTGCTGGCCGTTTGCAGCAGCGCGGGCTGGTCGCCCGTGGCCTGCATTAGGTATTCATTGAAGTTCCAGGTCAGGCCCAGCTTTTGCTGCGACAGGTACAGGCCGGCCGTGGTGGTCAGCTTGCCGCTGTCGAGCACAAACGTCTTGGCCAGCTTGGTATCGCTCAGAGTATTGCTGGCGTCGTCGATCGAGGTATTGAACACCACGGCGGAAAACGCGCGGCCCGTGTAGGGCTTGCCCTGGTTCGGGCCGCTGGCAAACACATAGCTGCCGTCGCTGCCGTTATTCGACGGGAACACGCCGATGAAGCGCCCCGAATTGTCGGCGTAGCGGAAGTTTTCGCTCACGCTCCAGCCCTGCCCCAGCTTGAACGATGCCTCCAGGCCCACGGTATCGCTTTTGACGTGCAAGCCGTCGTTGACGCGGGTGGCCACGCGCTGGTTATCCTTGTTCAGCACCATGTCGGGCACCCAGTACGGCGAATAGAAGCTGGCCTTGCGCGGATCGATGCCGGCGATTTCCCCGATGCGGCCATCGCGCACGCTGACCGGCACCGGCAAGGCCGTGGGCGACTGGTCGTCGAGGTGCTTGAACGACAGGCGCACAAAGCCGCTGTCGAACTCATGCGTGACATTGCCGCGGATCTGACCTCCCTTTTCGCTGTTGACGCCGCTGTGGCGGATGCCTTCGCCCGTGCGCCAGGAGCCGCCGATGAAGAAGCGCGTGCGCTCCGACACCGGCGCGCCATAATCGAAGTCGACCCTCGTCTGGTCGTAGCCCAGGCCGCGGCTGATGGCCACGCTGCCGCCCTTCTCCTTGCCGTTCTTGCTGATGAAATTGATGATGCCGCCCGGCGAATTGGTGGCCAGGGTGGAGGCCGAACCGCCGCGCACCACTTCCAGGTGGTCGAGCGTGGAATCGATCTTGACGAAGCTGTCGGGCGTGGTGAAGTTGAAGTCGCCGAACTGCAGCACGGGCAAGCCGTCTTCCTGGATCTGCACATAGCGCGCGCCGCCGGCGGAAATGGGCAGGCCGCGCACGGTGATGTTGGCATTGCCTTCGCCGCCCGAGGACTCGGCCCGCAAGCCCGGCACCGAGCGCAGGACTTCGGCGGCGCTGGTCGGTGCATTGTGCAGGATGGTGTCGAGTTCCATGCTGCTGACGGAATTGCTCGATTTCATTTTGGACGTGCCGCCGGTGGTGCCCGTGACCACGATGCGTTCCAGGTTCAGGCCATCGGCAGTGGCGGCGCTGGCGATGTCGCTTGCCGATTGCGCCTGGGCGGCGCCCAGTTGCAGCATGGCCAGAGCGACGGCTGCGGCCATGCCGCCGCGTTGAGCAGTACGTGTCTTCATCTTGTCTCCAGTGTTGTATGCCGATACGTCGAGGTATCGGCTTGTTATGAGTCCTGGCTGCCGCATGCCGTGGCGCGCTGCCTGGGCCGGTACGTCATTATTCAACGAATAAGAATTTATTGCAATCGATTGCAATCGAGCGCTGCAACATGGGAATGTTGTTGTTTTTAAGAGAAAACTACGGGCGACACAGAGGGAATAACGCAGGATCGGACGTGAATCCAGCGTTTTTCATGCTGCGGCGCAGCATGAAAATAAAAGAGGAAATTAGAAATTATTGCAATCGGTTGCAATCACTTGCGGCATGCTTCAGCGGCCCGAGGCGCGTACGATCAGCTCGGTTGGCAATTGGCGGGATGGCGCAGGCGCGCCGTCGACCAGCGCCAGCAGCGAAGCCACCAGCGCGCGCCCGGCGGTGCGGATCGGCTGGCGCACGGTGGTCAGCGGCGGATGGAAATACGCGGCCAGTTCGATATCGTCGTAGCCGACCACGGCCACCTGTTCCGGTACGGCCACGCCGCGCGCGCGCAGGGCGTTGATGGCGCTCATGGCCAGCAAGTCGCTGCAGGCAAAGATGGCGTCGAACGGCAACTGGCGGTCCAGCAGTTCCTGCACGTCCGTCGCGCCGCCCTGCGGCAGGAAGGAGCCGGCCACGTACAGTTGCGGGTCGGGCGCCAGCCCTTGCGCGGCCAGTGCCTGCGCATAGCCCTGGTGGCGCTGCGCCACTTCGGGCAGCTTGGCGTCGCCAAAGAAGGCGATGCGCCGGCGCCCCGCCGCCAGCAAGTGTTCCGTGGCCAGTCTGCCGCCGGCGACGTTATCGCCGCCGACGGTGCAATACAGCTGCTGCGGCAATTGCGCGCCCCACACGACGATGGGCACCTGGCGCGCGGCCAGCTGGTTCAGTTGTTCATGGTGGCGCCACTGGCCGATCAGGATGATGCCGATCACGCGGCCGCTATCGAAGGACTGGGCCGCCGCGTCGAGCGTTTCGGCATCGACGCGTGAAATGAGCATATCGAAGCCCTGCTCCGTCAGCGCATCGGCCAGGCTGCCCAGCATGCTGAGGAAAAAAGGATCGGACAGGTGCTGGCGCGTGGCAGCGTCATACGGCACCACCACGCCCACCGTGCGGTTCTGTTTCAGGCGCAGGTTTTGCGCGCCGATATTGATGGAATACTTGAGCGAACGGGCCAGCGCGATGACGCGCGCGCGCGTCTCTTCATTGACCAGCGAACTGCCGCTTAGCGCGCGCGACACGGTCGACGTGGACACGCCGGCCAGGCGTGCGATATCGGCCATCTGCAGGCGTTGCTGCGCCTTCGAGTCGGAACCGGTCATCGTGCGCTCACTGCGGCGCGGTGTCCTTGAACGATGGGCGCTCGGACAGTTTGTCGAACAGGCGCGCCAGCGCCGGATGATCCGCGCGCCAGTCGATTTCCGGGAAGCGGAAGCTGAGCCAGCCCAGGGTACAGCCCACGGCCACGTCGGCCAGGGTGTAGTTCTTGCCGGCGCAATACGCGCTCTCGCCCAGGCGCGCCTCGAGCGCCGCCAGGCCCAGGGTGACTTTGTCCAGCTGGCGCGCGATCCAGGCCGCGCTTTGCTGCTCGGGCGGGCGCTGCGTGCGCTCCAGGCGCACCAGCACGCCCGCGTCGAGGATGCCGTCGGCCAGCGCTTCCCAGTTCTTGATATCGGCCCGCTCGCGGCCATTGCCGCCGGCCGGCAGCAGCTTGCACACGGGCGTGAGCGTGTCGAGGTATTCGACGATGACTTTCGAGTCGATCAAGGTGCTGCCATCCTCCATCACCAGGCAGGGCACCTTGCCCAGGGGATTGGCCTGGGCGATGCGGGTTTCCGGCACCCACACGTTTT
This window of the Janthinobacterium agaricidamnosum genome carries:
- a CDS encoding TonB-dependent receptor — protein: MKTRTAQRGGMAAAVALAMLQLGAAQAQSASDIASAATADGLNLERIVVTGTTGGTSKMKSSNSVSSMELDTILHNAPTSAAEVLRSVPGLRAESSGGEGNANITVRGLPISAGGARYVQIQEDGLPVLQFGDFNFTTPDSFVKIDSTLDHLEVVRGGSASTLATNSPGGIINFISKNGKEKGGSVAISRGLGYDQTRVDFDYGAPVSERTRFFIGGSWRTGEGIRHSGVNSEKGGQIRGNVTHEFDSGFVRLSFKHLDDQSPTALPVPVSVRDGRIGEIAGIDPRKASFYSPYWVPDMVLNKDNQRVATRVNDGLHVKSDTVGLEASFKLGQGWSVSENFRYADNSGRFIGVFPSNNGSDGSYVFASGPNQGKPYTGRAFSAVVFNTSIDDASNTLSDTKLAKTFVLDSGKLTTTAGLYLSQQKLGLTWNFNEYLMQATGDQPALLQTASSTPGYLGPAFGACCSRAVDMEYRTTSPYLNLAWESGALNLDGGLRRDRQHASGTANIATGAQAYLPSTVQQVDYTLGHTSYSLGANYKLQANLAVFARVSEGVAFNADRILFGTPLDGSVPVAINTVRQLEGGVKWRQGPLSTFVTVFQAKTRESNYEATTQLRTANSYEAKGVELEAAYSAGDFRINGGLTFTDAEITGTVAADVALIGNTPRRQARVVYQIAPTYEWGAATLGASLVGTGKSWGDDAHTITLPAYQVLNAFVNYQLTPQMQVALTANNLLNKIGYTEVEGDGHAARSITGRAVKVSLKYAF
- a CDS encoding LacI family DNA-binding transcriptional regulator, giving the protein MTGSDSKAQQRLQMADIARLAGVSTSTVSRALSGSSLVNEETRARVIALARSLKYSINIGAQNLRLKQNRTVGVVVPYDAATRQHLSDPFFLSMLGSLADALTEQGFDMLISRVDAETLDAAAQSFDSGRVIGIILIGQWRHHEQLNQLAARQVPIVVWGAQLPQQLYCTVGGDNVAGGRLATEHLLAAGRRRIAFFGDAKLPEVAQRHQGYAQALAAQGLAPDPQLYVAGSFLPQGGATDVQELLDRQLPFDAIFACSDLLAMSAINALRARGVAVPEQVAVVGYDDIELAAYFHPPLTTVRQPIRTAGRALVASLLALVDGAPAPSRQLPTELIVRASGR
- a CDS encoding glutathione S-transferase N-terminal domain-containing protein — protein: MKLIGSLASPYVRKARIVLAEKKLDYVFELENVWVPETRIAQANPLGKVPCLVMEDGSTLIDSKVIVEYLDTLTPVCKLLPAGGNGRERADIKNWEALADGILDAGVLVRLERTQRPPEQQSAAWIARQLDKVTLGLAALEARLGESAYCAGKNYTLADVAVGCTLGWLSFRFPEIDWRADHPALARLFDKLSERPSFKDTAPQ